In Scleropages formosus chromosome 18, fSclFor1.1, whole genome shotgun sequence, one DNA window encodes the following:
- the dcstamp gene encoding dendritic cell-specific transmembrane protein, translated as MRLVYPNLRHCVAQTWTSTAKLYARGPRSGWRCHLLHFSTCLTVSLAFSFLLFLSLRFSLKYDPTVSGSITVACVVISTVALFVSKRVRCFVFLFLISCGLKQGRNLLITAGTSLVIFWNVQNTFNNLKELAMSLICNLEKKRVTFDLTPLSNYIEMLRWVGGQLRFPDFRVFRFNTSFQVRSKVISEELAERLQQGGTLLNATANDIRTAMETLSSIGQKVSPLLGVILVSIVTILYLRQYHRNKKFENVFITDLFVQYDESQRANGRPHVLPLTEKETKRYAHVPSTRLSVREAKGMLKFCLPILSTFLTWVLFIGVDTLFYLLIKIISVRLEELEPFHVPLVMKITEGQTFIGVNINEQNRTRDFSYSMALFEKECLPKPTLLIHKSAPSLSVILLVLTALGLLSSKLLQLRLLVSAEFWPQTAGVRVQYLHDKILRKRLKMKVKAHKGNLVTLLKKVWQFH; from the exons ATGCGACTCGTTTATCCAAATCTAAGGCACTGCGTGGCCCAGACCTGGACCTCAACTGCAAAGCTTTATGCACGTGGTCCAAGGAGCGGCTGGAGATGCCACCTTCTCCATTTCTCCACCTGCCTGACAGTGAGTCTCGCCTTcagcttcctcctcttcctcagcctGCGGTTCTCCCTGAAATACGACCCAACCGTGTCTGGCAGCATCACGGTCGCCTGTGTGGTCATATCGACCGTGGCCCTGTTTGTTTCCAAGCGGGTTCGCTGCTTTGTGTTCCTGTTCCTGATCTCCTGTGGCTTGAAGCAGGGAAGGAACCTGCTCATAACGGCTGGCACTAGCTTGGTGATCTTCTGGAATGTCCAGAATACGTTCAACAACCTCAAAGAGCTGGCCATGAGCTTGATATGCAACCTGGAGAAAAAGAGGGTCACTTTCGACCTCACGCCTCTCAGCAATTACATTGAAATGCTGAGATGGGTTGGCGGACAACTCCGCTTTCCAGACTTCAGAGTGTTCAGATTCAACACGAGCTTTCAAGTGAGATCCAAGGTTATCTCTGAAGAACTCGCAGAGAGATTGCAACAGGGTGGGACATTGTTGAATGCAACCGCCAACGATATTCGCACGGCTATGGAGACCTTATCATCCATAGGTCAGAAGGTGTCTCCTCTCTTGGGTGTCATCCTGGTGTCCATCGTCACGATCCTATACCTGAGACAGTACCACCGCAACAAGAAGTTTGAGAACGTGTTCATCACCGACCTCTTCGTCCAGTACGACGAGAGCCAGAGGGCCAACGGAAGACCCCACGTCCTGCCTCTGACGGAGAAAGAGACCAAGCGCTACGCTCACGTTCCCTCAACCAGACTCTCAGTTCGGGAAGCAAAGGGCATGCTGAAGTTCTGCCTTCCCATTCTGAGCACCTTCCTAACGTGGGTTCTGTTCATTGGCGTCGACACCCTCTTCTACTTGCTCATTAAGATAATAAGTGTGCGTCTCGAGGAACTGGAGCCGTTTCACGTGCCCCTGGTGATGAAAATCACG GAAGGCCAGACCTTCATTGGTGTCAATATCAATGAGCAGAACAGAACGAGGGACTTTTCCTACTCGATGGCTCTTTTCGAGAAGGAGTGCCTTCCCAAGCCCACCTTGCTGATCCACAAGTCGGCGCCGTCGCTGTCCGTCATCCTGCTCGTTCTGACCGCCCTGGGCTTGCTTTCATCcaagctcctccagctccggCTCCTGGTGTCTGCTGAGTTCTGGCCCCAAACCGCAGGCGTCAGGGTCCAGTACCTTCATGACAAAATTTTGCGGAAAAGGTTGAAGATGAAGGTGAAGGCCCACAAAGGCAACCTGGTGACACTTTTGAAAAAGGTTTGGCAATTTCATTGA